Proteins found in one Aspergillus chevalieri M1 DNA, chromosome 2, nearly complete sequence genomic segment:
- a CDS encoding MDR family MFS transporter (COG:G;~EggNog:ENOG410QE2U;~InterPro:IPR020846,IPR011701,IPR036259;~PFAM:PF07690,PF06609;~TransMembrane:14 (i81-101o121-141i148-168o174-194i206-225o237-257i278-297o309-329i350-371o383-406i413-431o437-455i476-497o548-568i);~go_function: GO:0022857 - transmembrane transporter activity [Evidence IEA];~go_process: GO:0055085 - transmembrane transport [Evidence IEA]): MRQTSECKGFRHLGQSMDTIEMNSTETLDKPWLRKTPSRTSTLVNSPRPGSPLKYYYEELEPVLRREDTEEEHEYPTLWKLTLITIGICLCVFCMALDNTIMATAIPKITSQFNSLDDVGWYGSAYLLPTCALTLVFGKLYTFYSIKWVYLLALFIFELGSFICGVTPTSIGLIMGRAIAGLGGAGLFSGSILIVTQTVQLHRRPLYTGMVGAMFGVASVAGPLMGGALTDHVSWRWCFYINLPIGFVTAVFILAFFQSPKAIKNRTGFKHQISELDIPGTMFFLPGVVCGLLALQWGGIKYEWSDRRVIALFVCCGVLILLFCAVQWWRQEKATIPPRLIKDRNMWGSAWYAFCIGGCFFIYVYYLPLWFQAIKGASATKSGIMNLPMILGVVICSVLAGALVTWIGYYTPFMIACSVIMTIGAGLLTILQPDSNHNAWIGYQALFGIGLGMGIQQPMIVVQTSLAAGDIPVATAVNMFAQTLGGALFIAVGQNVFSNRLLDNMVKSVPPLEIAKVMDAGATLVRQVVSPEWLPEVLQAYSDAITEAFYPGVAMGGLSIIGALVIQWRSVRGKDIDMGDM; encoded by the exons CTCCGCGACCTGGGAGTCCATTAAAATACTACTATGAGGAGCTCGAGCCTGTTTTACGAAGAGAGGATACAGAGGAGGAACATGAGTATCCGACATTATGGAAGTTGACGCTTATCACGATTGGGATATGTCTGTGTGTGTTTTGCATGGCTTTG GATAACACAATCATGGCAACAGCTATCCCTAAAATTACCAGTCAATTCAACTCGCTGGACGATGTTGGCTGGTACGGCAGCGCGTACCTACTCCCGACTTGCGCCTTGACCCTAGTCTTCGGCAAATTATATACATTCTACTCAATCAAATGGGTCTACTTGCTCGCACTGTTCATTTTCGAACTGGGCTCGTTCATCTGCGGCGTGACTCCGACCTCTATCGGATTGATTATGGGACGCGCGATTGCTGGTCTGGGCGGTGCAGGATTATTCTCCGGATCTATTCTCATCGTCACGCAAACGGTACAATTGCATAGACGACCTCTGTACACAGGTATGGTTGGGGCTATGTTTGGTGTTGCTAGTGTTGCGGGACCGTTGATGGGAGGTGCACTGACGGATCACGTTTCGTGGAGGTGGTGCTTCTACATCAACTTGCCAATTGGGTTCGTGACGGCGGTGTTcatcttggccttcttccAATCGCCAAAAGCCATTAAGAATAGGACCGGGTTCAAGCATCAGATCTCGGAGTTGGATATCCCCGGCACAATGTTCTTTCTTCCCGGTGTGGTCTGCGGCTTGTTGGCGTTACAATGGGGTGGTATCAAGTATGAGTGGAGTGACAGACGGGTTATTGCACTTTTCGTGTGCTGTGGAGTGTTGATCTTGCTCTTCTGTGCTGTGCAATGGTGGAGACAGGAGAAGGCTACTATTCCGCCCCGGTTGATCAAGGACCGTAACATGTGGGGATCAGCATGGTATGCGTTTTGCATTGGTGGCTGCTTCTTCATCTATGTGTACTAT CTCCCACTCTGGTTCCAAGCAATCAAAGGCGCTTCCGCAACCAAGTCAGGAATTATGAACCTCCCCATGATCCTCGGCGTTGTCATATGCTCCGTCCTCGCCGGCGCCCTCGTCACCTGGATCGGCTACTACACGCCCTTCATGATCGCCTGCTCAGTAATCATGACCATCGGCGCCGGCCTGCTCACCATCCTCCAACCAGACTCCAACCACAATGCATGGATCGGCTACCAAGCTCTCTTCGGAATTGGTCTCGGTATGGGTATCCAGCAACCCATGATCGTCGTCCAAACCTCTCTTGCGGCGGGCGACATTCCCGTTGCGACGGCTGTCAATATGTTCGCGCAGACGCTGGGCGGGGCGCTTTTCATCGCTGTTGGACAGAATGTGTTTTCGAATCGGTTGCTCGATAATATGGTGAAGAGCGTGCCACCATTGGAGATCGCGAAGGTGATGGATGCGGGTGCTACGTTGGTTCGACAAGTCGTGTCGCCGGAATGGTTGCCGGAGGTGTTGCAGGCATATAGTGATGCTATCACGGAGGCTTTTTACCCTGGTGTTGCGATGGGGGGTCTGTCGATCATCGGGGCGTTGGTCATTCAGTGGAGATCTGTGCGGGGGAAAGATATTGATATGGGGGACATGTAA
- a CDS encoding uncharacterized protein (COG:S;~EggNog:ENOG410Q288;~InterPro:IPR007248;~PFAM:PF04117;~TransMembrane:3 (n6-16c24/25o40-60i127-149o194-213i);~go_component: GO:0016021 - integral component of membrane [Evidence IEA]): MPPSPLTATLLQSTILNAISNLLAQAIDQHKQNKPFTLNIPAFLAFIIYGAIVVPPNFYWQRYIEVRFPGFPNLRNVFKSNTEKDKPVLDLEDSLPRKEKPPRRQTFSSGPSSSPSGSGWRNFAMKFTLDQTVAGVVNIVLFIVLINLLKGEVGIGGLWKLVCDDLPPIMIARLKFRPLVSGLMYTVIPVDRRVVFASACGVIWGVYLSLYAAV, encoded by the exons ATGCCTCCATCTCCATTGACAGCGACCCTGCTCCAATCCACCATCCTCAACGCCATATCCAACCTCCTGGCGCAAGCGATAGACCAGCACAAACAAAAC AAACCATTTACTCTCAACATCCCGGCTTTCTTAGCATTCATCATTTACGGGGCTATTGTCGTGCCGCCCAATTTTTACTGGCAGCGCTACATTGAAGTCCGGTTCCCGGGCTTTCCAAATCTAAGAAACGTATTCAAGAGCAATACAGAGAAAGACAAGCCAGTGCTAGATCTTGAAGATTCCCTCCCACGCAAGGAAAAACCCCCTCGACGACAGACATTCTCTTCTGGTCCATCGTCGTCTCCCTCAGGGTCGGGATGGCGCAATTTCGCTATGAAATTCACTCTCGACCAGACGGTAGCTGGCGTGGTGAATATCGTTCTATTTATCGTTCTGATTAATCTGCTTAAAGGAGAGGTTGGGATTGGAGGTCTTTGGAAACTAGTCTGCGAT GACTTGCCCCCTATTATGATCGCCCGCCTCAAGTTTCGGCCTCTGGTCTCGGGATTGATGTATACTGTCATTCCGGTAGACCGGCGAGTGGTGTTCGCGAGCGCGTGTGGTGTCATTTGGGGAGTGTATTTAAGTCTGTACGCGGCTGTTTAG
- a CDS encoding cytochrome P450 (COG:Q;~EggNog:ENOG410PHJE;~InterPro:IPR001128,IPR017972,IPR002401,IPR036396;~PFAM:PF00067;~TransMembrane:1 (o15-33i);~go_function: GO:0005506 - iron ion binding [Evidence IEA];~go_function: GO:0016705 - oxidoreductase activity, acting on paired donors, with incorporation or reduction of molecular oxygen [Evidence IEA];~go_function: GO:0020037 - heme binding [Evidence IEA];~go_process: GO:0055114 - oxidation-reduction process [Evidence IEA]), producing the protein MLIQSVLENLSVSTGIWGLGLLLSGLTIIYIFYNRFLSPLRHIPGPFLASITPWVQLYHGYKGDRHLWLHNLHKQYGPHVRVAPNFVSINSVQGLYDIYGHGKRLKKADFYNAFPAIKGVYNTHNAIDKVVHGRKRRVLSQAFSDHALKGMEDVMLLHVRQLCAVLSGEFSDGKKDGGKGVVCNMGDLFSYLTYDVMGELCFGKSFDMLISKTRRQMVELVDKAAHRHYVCGLWMPLDRWHLDQIFIRRLTQDRWNFIMKSRVEANERAKERAKLGRESKKDFFYYLLNAKDPETGKGLTTPELWGEANVLMIAGSDTTATTLAGTIFYLVRNPHAMARLKQEVRESFDSVEEIISGPRLNELVYLKACMDEAMRLSPAAPGALPREVMDGGVVVDGIFLPEGTNCGTPIYSIHRQAQYYREPESYVPERWIEGETCQTGTASWKTSKEQVELSRRALCPFSIGPRGCIAKSMAFMEMRLTIARMVFSFDMELADRFGEDEGGHLALVDHFTSSKEGPNVRVWRR; encoded by the exons ATGCTGATCCAGTCAGTACTGGAGAATTTATCCGTTTCAACAGGTATATGGGGACTTGGTCTCTTGTTAAGCGGACTA ACCATCATATACATCTTCTATAACCGATTCCTCAGTCCCCTCCGCCACATTCCCGGCCCATTCCTCGCTTCAATAACACCATGGGTTCAGCTCTACCACGGCTACAAAGGAGACAGACATCTCTGGCTGCACAACCTACATAAACAATATGGGCCACATGTCCGCGTCGCGCCGAATTTTGTCTCCATAAATTCCGTGCAGGGTCTATACGACATCTACGGACACGGAAAGCGACTCAAGAAGGCGGATTTCTATAATGCGTTTCCGGCCATCAAGGGCGTATATAACACGCACAATGCTATTGACAAGGTAGTTCATGGACGGAAGAGGCGGGTGCTGAGCCAGGCGTTTTCGGACCATGCGCTTAAAGGTATGGAGGATGTGATGCTGTTGCATGTACGGCAATTGTGTGCTGTCTTGTCTGGGGAGTTTTCGGACGGTAAAAAGGATGGGGGGAAAGGTGTTGTTTGCAATATGGGGGATTTGTTCTCGTATCTTACGTACGATGTTATGGGCGAGTTGTGTTTTGGAAAGAGTTTCGACATGTTAATCTCCAAAACACGGAGACAAATGGTCGAACTGGTAGACAAGGCTGCTCATCGGCATTATGTG tGTGGATTATGGATGCCCCTTGACCGCTGGCACTTGGACCAAATCTTCATTCGCAGACTGACCCAAGACCGATGGAACTTCATCATGAAGTCCCGAGTTGAAGCCAACGAGCGCGCAAAAGAACGTGCTAAGCTTGGCCGTGAGTCCAAGAAAGACTTCTTCTACTATCTCCTCAACGCCAAAGACCCCGAAACCGGCAAGGGTCTCACGACTCCAGAGCTCTGGGGCGAAGCCAACGTCCTTATGATTGCTGGTAGTGATACGACCGCGACAACTCTGGCAGGCACGATCTTTTATCTCGTTCGCAACCCGCATGCCATGGCGCGACTGAAGCAGGAAGTACGCGAGAGCTTCGACTCGGTTGAGGAGATTATCAGCGGCCCTCGACTAAATGAACTGGTCTATCTGAAGGCATGTATGGATGAAGCAATGCGCCTAAGCCCAGCCGCCCCTGGAGCTCTTCCGCGCGAAGTTATGGACGGCGGTGTTGTCGTGGATGGTATTTTCCTCCCCGAGGGCACAAATTGCGGCACTCCCATCTACTCTATCCACCGCCAGGCGCAGTACTACCGTGAGCCCGAGTCATATGTACCCGAGCGTTGGATCGAAGGCGAAACATGTCAAACGGGCACGGCGTCATGGAAAACCAGTAAAGAACAAGTTGAACTGAGCCGACGCGCTCTGTGTCCATTTAGTATTGGACCTCGCGGGTGTATCGCAAAAAGCATGGCTTTTATGGAAATGCGACTGACTATTGCGCGGATGGTGTTTTCATTTGATATGGAGTTGGCAGATCGGTTTGGTGAAGATGAGGGAGGGCATTTAGCTCTGGTGGATCATTTTACGAGCTCGAAGGAGGGACCTAATGTGAGGGTTTGGAGACGGTAG
- a CDS encoding C2HC5-type zinc finger protein (COG:K;~EggNog:ENOG410PHB9;~InterPro:IPR009349,IPR039128;~PFAM:PF06221;~go_component: GO:0005634 - nucleus [Evidence IEA];~go_function: GO:0008270 - zinc ion binding [Evidence IEA];~go_process: GO:0006355 - regulation of transcription, DNA-templated [Evidence IEA]) — MSAANLVSWGTPRLAQLLPLDEESLGEIITYSATLSKEECAEHLKNLLGDSPGAFEFIASFNSRREAQQPSPPRSGESTPAAGSRNNYDKGGTTKKGGKKGRAPLHSAGPPRRPENYGDVTGGYRKAEKDEDYMSMARSQNNNAGGDAASSLSAEPAALLRPSPRESAASLRNPSPAPKNKAPPSASGPVISELLPNVKSKSAKPSSSRQGGSAAAGSFKNSLTTNDISDLTAAIAALEVSTNPTLSAERRKCTCYASIHPLFDPAPNCLSCGKIICSLEGLQPCSFCGTPLLSNDEVQSMIKELRAERGQEKMRVHNEGVQREGGSRPAPGSGGSSSQLDAAKAHRDRLLNFQAQNARRTRVVDEAADFETPNLASTIWMSPAQRALALKKQQRVLREMEEKARPEWEKRKTIMSLDIKGGRVRKVYHEAPAESGPSKEEQEEEEKAEEILAAADGQQRTGGDAFSHNPLIAAGGLLRPVWKGSSGDKPEARNERKPQTWRRVQDDKDDNEQWILDGGLHGHTTDLSPVHCQYSYG, encoded by the coding sequence ATGAGTGCCGCAAACCTCGTCTCATGGGGCACTCCGCGCCTCGCCCAACTCCTCCCGCTGGACGAAGAAAGTCTTGGAGAGATCATCACGTACTCCGCTACACTCTCGAAAGAAGAATGCGCAGAACATCTTAAGAACCTCTTGGGCGATTCCCCCGGAGCTTTCGAATTCATCGCATCTTTCAACTCACGCCGCGAAGCCCAAcaaccatcaccaccacgaAGCGGGGAATCCACGCCGGCGGCAGGAAGCAGGAACAACTACGATAAAGGCGGCACAACGAAGAAAGGTGGTAAAAAGGGACGGGCACCGCTGCACAGCGCAGGTCCTCCGCGCAGGCCAGAAAATTATGGTGATGTGACTGGGGGGTATAGGAAGGCTGAGAAGGATGAGGACTACATGTCCATGGCACGTTCGCAGAATAACAACGCAGGTGGTGATGCGGCGTCATCATTGTCCGCTGAGCCAGCAGCACTCCTACGTCCGTCGCCTCGTGAATCCGCTGCTTCGTTGCGTAACCCGTCCCCCGCTCCGAAGAACAAAGCTCCGCCCTCTGCCTCCGGACCGGTCATCTCAGAGCTCCTCCCTAACGTCAAGTCCAAGTCCGCTaagccctcttcctctcgaCAAGGTGGCTCTGCTGCCGCGGGCTCTTTCAAGAACTCATTGACTACAAACGACATCTCTGATCTTACGGCTGCTATTGCCGCCTTGGAGGTCTCCACCAACCCGACTTTGAGTGCAGAGCGAAGGAAATGCACATGCTATGCCTCGATACATCCATTGTTTGATCCGGCACCGAACTGCCTTAGCTGCGGGAAGATAATTTGTTCGTTGGAAGGTCTGCAGCCATGCTCGTTTTGCGGAACACCACTGCTGTCGAACGATGAAGTACAAAGCATGATCAAGGAACTACGAGCAGAACGGGGACAAGAGAAGATGCGGGTGCATAATGAAGGGGTACAGCGGGAAGGTGGATCAAGGCCTGCACCTGGGTCTGGTGGCTCTTCTAGTCAGCTTGACGCAGCCAAGGCGCATCGAGACCGACTCTTGAACTTCCAAGCACAGAATGCCCGTCGAACGCGCGTCGTGGACGAGGCGGCCGATTTCGAGACACCCAATTTAGCGTCAACGATCTGGATGAGTCCTGCACAGCGGGCACTAGCATTGAAGAAGCAGCAACGGGTCTTACGCGAGATGGAAGAGAAAGCACGGCCAGaatgggagaagaggaaaaccATCATGAGTCTAGACATCAAAGGCGGCCGAGTGAGGAAGGTTTACCATGAGGCACCAGCCGAGTCTGGCCCCTCGAAAgaggaacaagaagaagaagagaaagcggAGGAGATTTTAGCTGCTGCTGATGGGCAGCAACGAACTGGAGGCGATGCATTCAGTCATAACCCTCTTATTGCAGCAGGTGGGTTGCTACGGCCTGTCTGGAAGGGTAGCTCTGGGGATAAACCCGAGGCGCGTAACGAGAGAAAGCCACAGACATGGCGGCGTGTGCAGGATGACAAAGATGACAACGAACAATGGATTCTTGATGGGGGCTTGCATGGACATACGACTGATCTCTCGCCGGTACATTGTCAATACTCATATGGATGA
- a CDS encoding uncharacterized protein (COG:K;~EggNog:ENOG410PJI8;~InterPro:IPR013246;~PFAM:PF08209): MAESNGTETGKTYPSGTIAKVAYDILNDTFYNIIHDVVAKVHRDEKVARMRSAVVIARQKAEEEAAKNREEAGAKGSGSVKPSGPDAEEQSLKEVRVETDAAIFDNGKAYLKGNPMQTTKEIICPECRLPRLLYPVTGVGARAVPDPDREYCSQQPLIRKPGHDVHGNLFATDKVNSKKKNKHNTPTSSPPADGHAAPEAPGFPTTKCLNCPRYFVVSRVQQHMDRCMGYSGRNATRNRGSGDTGSGSTPTPSTSTSAAPKRPLADDDATPSTTLTKKKKLNAPKKLSKPPAASSKLKNGLTPDDFAENGDADIKSEANGDD, encoded by the exons ATGGCCGAATCAAACGGGACAGAAACGGGCAAGACCTATCCATCGGGAACGATCGCAAAGGTG GCATATGATATTCTCAACGACACGTTCTACAATATTATCCATGATGTTGTAGCAAAAGTCCACCGCGATGAGAAGGTTGCCCGCATGCGCTCTGCAGTCGTGATTGCCAGACAGAAAGCCGAAGAGGAAGCCGCAAAAAATCGTGAAGAAGCCGGTGCGAAAGGTTCTGGCTCAGTGAAACCCTCTGGTCCTGATGCTGAGGAACAGTCCCTCAAAGAAGTCCGGGTGGAGACCGATGCCGCTATTTTTGATAATGGAAAGGCATACCTCAAGGGGAATCCCATGCAGACCACAAAGGAAATCATTTGCCCCGAATGCCGATTGCCTCGTCTGTTATATCCGGTAACCGGTGTTGGCGCTCGTGCTGTGCCTGATCCCGATAGAGAGTACTGCTCTCAGCAGCCGCTGATCCGAAAACCGGGACATGACGTGCACGGAAACCTCTTCGCTACGGACAAAGTGAActcaaaaaagaagaataagcACAATACACCAACCTCGAGTCCGCCAGCTGATGGCCATGCGGCCCCTGAAGCACCGGGCTTTCCGACAACTAAATGTCTCAATTGTCCTCGCTACTTCGTCGTGAGTCGTGTACAGCAACATATGGATCGCTGCATGGGTTACTCAGGTCGGAACGCTACTCGCAATAGAGGCTCAGGGGATACTGGCAGTGGCAGCACGCCTACTCCCAGCACTTCCACGTCAGCGGCTCCCAAGCGACCCCTGGCGGACGATGATGCAACGCCATCTACTACGTTgaccaagaaaaagaaactgAACGCTCCTAAGAAGCTTTCAAAACCTCCTGCGGCTAGCAGTAAATTGAAGAATGGTCTCACACCTGACGACTTCGCTGAGAACGGGGACGCGGACATCAAAAGTGAAGCTAACGGGGACGATTAA
- a CDS encoding GNAT family N-acetyltransferase (COG:S;~EggNog:ENOG410PPX5;~InterPro:IPR016181) — MAYQLFSKAHQPKNKTPRAAPIQSPYNNDRYRPPIHPPPPVPPQSTVPASKPPASSGDTAVEPTPYPHPTPSGYPTPHPHITIETVSTAHIPSLIRITSLLLPIRYPNSFYTATVTDPVISSLSRVAIYHDHPVAEAPTSTPSPKTSLAAGTARNIGADKVIGGIRCRLERLPQTTSELLRANQSHGNLAQEPTNLYIQTLHLLSPYRGNGVAASLLDALLFATPPGHSLASRTEEGDGAGYQVSKLVRHYSIRSVTAHVHEANDEGLKWYMARGFQVEDGVIENYYRRLKPSGARIVKLALQWRDDDEDNEGTVLSNENCKEQNEESLYDGDDEDWEKVEAEDEDEKQDHGVRPFTESRILDIEEGSNRKRKAEEEPL; from the coding sequence ATGGCATATCAACTCTTTTCCAAGGCACATCAACCGAAGAACAAGACACCACGCGCCGCTCCTATCCAAAGCCCTTATAATAATGACAGATACCGACCTCCGATCCACCCTCCACCACCAGTGCCTCCTCAGTCGACAGTTCCAGCGTCCAAACCACCAGCAAGTAGCGGGGATACAGCCGTCGAACCCACACCGTATCCACATCCAACCCCGTCGGGCTACCCAACTCCCCACCCCCACATTACCATTGAGACAGTCAGCACGGCACACATCCCTTCACTGATCCGTATCACCAGCCTGCTTCTTCCCATCCGCTACCCGAATTCGTTCTACACTGCGACTGTCACGGATCCCGTCATTAGCTCGCTGTCCCGCGTCGCTATCTACCATGACCATCCTGTCGCCGAAGCTCCCACATCCACACCTTCACCGAAGACCAGTCTGGCTGCTGGTACTGCCAGAAACATTGGAGCTGATAAGGTTATTGGCGGTATCAGATGTCGACTGGAGCGGTTGCCTCAAACGACGTCAGAGCTCCTACGCGCCAACCAATCGCATGGGAATTTGGCGCAAGAGCCAACAAATCTATACATTCAAACTCTACATTTGCTTTCGCCATATCGGGGGAATGGTGTCGCAGCATCTCTACTCGACGCATTGCTATTTGCTACGCCACCTGGGCATAGTTTGGCTTCAAGAACGGAAGAGGGTGATGGTGCAGGTTACCAGGTGTCGAAATTGGTTAGACACTACAGTATCCGCTCCGTCACGGCTCATGTACACGAGGCAAACGATGAGGGCTTGAAATGGTATATGGCCCGAGGATTTCAAGTCGAAGATGGCGTGATAGAGAATTACTATCGTCGACTCAAACCGTCAGGTGCTAGAATCGTTAAGCTTGCGTTACAATGGAGagacgatgacgaggatAACGAAGGGACTGTCTTGTCGAATGAAAATTGCAAGGAGCAAAATGAAGAAAGTCTCTATGATGGTGACGACGAGGATTGGGAAAAGGTCGAGGcggaagatgaagatgagaaaCAAGATCACGGAGTCCGACCTTTTACGGAATCTAGAATTCTTGACATTGAAGAGGGGAGTAACAGGAAGAGAaaggctgaggaggagcCACTGTGA
- a CDS encoding BRcat and Rcat domain-containing protein (COG:O;~EggNog:ENOG410PQSA;~InterPro:IPR001841,IPR002867,IPR031127,IPR044066, IPR013083;~PFAM:PF01485;~go_function: GO:0004842 - ubiquitin-protein transferase activity [Evidence IEA];~go_process: GO:0016567 - protein ubiquitination [Evidence IEA]) yields MSDSVSISSWEPETPSSGPIYSQRHQAISPLSSTRNRRSIDGNTLSMFRCNMPWEESSEDDNLWSDAATAGTVLSLLHREPLSPQRNTRRPPLFDSTASERQRSRCVLCFQVMDRLSYPNPLLAANCDHSAIPEVRMCRVCLQRCIDIQFTSSGEEPLSCPLCRALLSHDEIRQWANPQTFQAYDSMKTREALEDDSEFITCVRPDCGNGQLHVGGRENPIVVCRSCGTRMCFAHRGAPWHEGFSCEEYDRLFVYTGDQQRPGNDASQNGCRWLRRLGGWRAYRADARQHATGSELDHFGPINWTTEDLRSQRTIWQIAKPCPRCNAITEREGGCKYMRCVLCWQEWCWDCGGFWQPGHLEINCSLYRS; encoded by the exons ATGAGTGACTCGGTCTCCATCAGCAGCTGGGAGCCCGAAACCCCATCCTCAGGGCCAATATACTCGCAACGCCATCAAGCGATTAGCCCTCTGTCAAGCACAAGAAACAGGCGCTCTATTGACGGAAACACTTTATCGATGTTCAGATGTAACATGCCATGGGAGGAATCTAGCGAAGACGACAACCTTTGGAGCGATGCCGCCACAGCCGGAACGGTTCTATCCTTACTTCACAGAGAGCCTTTGAGCCCCCAACGAAACACCCGTAGACCACCTCTTTTCGACAGTACAGCCTCCGAAAGACAGCGCTCGAGATGTGTCCTTTGTTTCCAGGTCATGGATCGCCTCTCCTATCCCAACCCACTATTGGCTGCAAACTGTGATCATAGTGCCATACCAGAGGTGCGAATGTGCAGGGTATGTCTGCAGCGATGCATTGATATCCAATTCACGTCGTCCGGGGAAGAACCACTGTCATGTCCTCTGTGCCGCGCTCTGCTCTCTCACGATGAGATTCGACAATGGGCCAATCCACAAACATTCCAAGCATACGACAGCATGAAAACAAGAGAGGCGTTAGAAGACGATAGTGAATTCATAACATGTGTCCGACCAGACTGCGGGAATGGCCAATTGCACGTGGGTGGCCGTGAGAATCCGATTGTCGTGTGCAGGTCGTGTGGTACACGGATGTGTTTCGCCCATCGAGGTGCCCCGTGGCATGAGGGATTTTCCTGCGAGGAGTATGACCGGCTCTTCGTATATACAGGTGATCAACAGAGACCGGGGAATGATGCTTCACAAAATGGATGTAGATGGTTGCGTAGATTAGGCGGGTGGAGGGCATACAGAGCAGACGCTAGGCAACACGCGACAGGTTCTGAATTAGATCACTTTGGACCAATAAATTGGACGACTGAAGACCTGCGCAGCCAGCGAACAATCTGGCAGATTGCAAAGCCGTGTCCTCGGTGCAACGCCATCACTGAAAGAGAAGGGGGATGCAAATATATGCGAT GTGTGCTTTGCTGGCAAGAGTGGTGTTGGGATTGTGGTGGATTCTGGCAGCCAGGGCACCTCGAAATAAACTGCTCACTCTATCGGTCTTGA